A region from the Desulfitobacterium dehalogenans ATCC 51507 genome encodes:
- a CDS encoding sigma-54-dependent transcriptional regulator, translating to MKLLIVEDEVDYATLLKQRLARKKINIDLAHTIEQALDWLGKVSYDVILLDQRLPDGEGLSLLTHAKETDPFVEVVVLTGHGSLETAIQSIKQGAYDYLTKPCNTTKLEFTLTQAYEKKRLAEQAAGLSEALRRQTGSEPIIGQSPEIKGLIHMVEKVKDSEATILVLGESGSGKELIARSLHFWSTRKDKPFQALNCAALPNQLVESELFGHEKGAFTGATGAKMGLIEIAEGGTLFLDEIAEMELSTQAKLLRLLEYGEYFRVGATRSRKVKLRVVAATNKKLEEEVAAGRFREDLYHRLNVVQIEVPPLRNHREDIPLLADYLLTKKCLKNKTLSPEALGVLLDYDFPGNVRELANILERGSLLSYGSTIEAEHLFHPQMKKRITIPKEGMEREVPDLGDVDLSLANCERQHILKVLKMTGGNKTKAAQELKIGLKTLYRKVKEYGIESLG from the coding sequence GGATTATGCTACACTCCTGAAACAAAGGCTGGCCAGGAAAAAAATCAATATTGATTTGGCTCATACTATCGAACAGGCATTGGATTGGTTGGGTAAGGTCAGTTATGATGTGATTCTTCTGGATCAGCGTCTTCCCGACGGCGAAGGGCTGTCCTTATTAACACACGCCAAAGAGACCGATCCCTTTGTTGAAGTTGTGGTGCTCACAGGGCATGGCAGCCTGGAGACGGCTATTCAATCCATCAAGCAAGGTGCTTATGATTATCTTACCAAGCCCTGCAATACAACCAAACTGGAATTCACCTTGACCCAAGCTTATGAAAAAAAGCGTTTGGCAGAGCAAGCGGCAGGGCTTTCCGAAGCTTTAAGACGTCAAACCGGGAGCGAACCGATTATCGGGCAAAGCCCGGAAATAAAAGGACTTATTCATATGGTGGAAAAGGTGAAGGACAGCGAAGCAACCATTCTTGTACTGGGAGAAAGCGGCAGCGGCAAAGAGCTCATTGCCAGGTCCCTGCATTTTTGGAGTACAAGAAAGGATAAGCCTTTTCAAGCGTTAAATTGTGCGGCCTTACCGAATCAACTTGTCGAAAGTGAGTTGTTTGGTCACGAAAAGGGAGCGTTTACGGGAGCGACAGGTGCCAAAATGGGTTTAATTGAAATCGCTGAAGGGGGAACTCTTTTTCTAGACGAAATTGCCGAGATGGAATTGAGTACTCAGGCTAAATTGCTCAGATTGCTGGAATATGGTGAATATTTTCGTGTGGGAGCTACCCGATCCCGTAAAGTCAAGTTGCGAGTAGTCGCCGCGACCAATAAGAAACTGGAAGAAGAAGTTGCGGCTGGACGGTTTCGGGAGGATTTGTATCATCGGTTAAATGTGGTGCAAATAGAGGTACCTCCCTTACGAAATCATAGAGAGGATATTCCTTTGCTGGCAGACTATCTACTAACCAAGAAATGCCTGAAAAATAAAACTCTGAGCCCGGAGGCTCTCGGAGTGCTGTTAGACTATGATTTTCCGGGAAATGTCAGAGAACTGGCCAATATTCTTGAACGTGGTTCGTTACTTTCCTACGGTTCAACGATCGAAGCGGAGCATTTATTTCATCCTCAAATGAAAAAGAGGATAACCATTCCTAAAGAGGGGATGGAGAGGGAGGTTCCTGACTTGGGAGACGTCGATCTTTCTCTGGCGAACTGCGAACGTCAACATATTCTAAAGGTACTGAAAATGACAGGGGGGAATAAGACAAAAGCAGCCCAGGAATTGAAAATCGGTCTTAAAACCTTGTATCGCAAAGTAAAAGAGTATGGGATCGAATCCCTGGGATAA